The window CTTTATAAAGGATTTCTTTCCGTGCTGAGCGGTACGTATGCCTCTCTGCTATATGCGTTCACTCCTCAGCCAGAGCAGCTTGTTACCACGTTTGTTGGCATAGTGCTTACGGCGCCGAACCATTTACTCGCCATTATCGCAGGGGTTGCGCAATTTGCGCAGCTTTGGGTTAGCGCGCGCTATCAAGCCCCCTCCGCGACCCCCAACCCACTGCAATCAAAGCAGTTTCTCATTCTTTTCCCCGCGCTCGTTGTTGTTATCGGTTGGAATTTGCCCGCCGGGCTCTCGCTCTACTGGGCTATTTCAACCCTTCTCTCTATTGGAGAGCAGCACTACGCTCGAGTTACTGCAGGCCGCTAAGAGGAACTGTATATATCCCAACGCCGCTTGCTGGGACCACGAACGCACTCGTCTCGAGCGTGTTGATCGCTATAGACCGGACTCCCATGGCCGTTACTGTGTCTGAGGGAATCGTAGAAACCTTTTCTGTACCAAGCGCGTATGACACAAAACGTGTTTCTTGGCCGCTTTTAACCACACAAAGAATGCCGGCGGAGTTTTTTCTCCAAGCACATAGGTGTGGCGAGGTTGCAACCCCCACCTCGTAAGATCCAGTGAGTGTAGTAATAAAAAGATTGGACGCTTCCCCTCCCTGTTGTGCGGTGTGTAAGAGCGCTTCGCCATTCGGCGCCCAGAGTAATTGGGGTGATCTATGATGCGCTATAACACGACCAAGCTCCCCGCTTCTAGATATTAACAGTACGTCACCGGTCTGCGAGCTCTGGTTCTTTACGAGAAGACTCAACGTGTTTTGTTGTGGCCAAAAAAGATCTCCACCTAGGGCGCGCGTTTGTGTCCACTGAACGCGCTCGGACCCATCAAGCTTCTGGGTAAAGATACCACCAGGCTCCCCAGGCTCCAGCGTTGCTATGGAAAGGCCGTCGGGAGAAAACGCCGCCGCTACTGCTTTTTGCAATACTGAAGTTTTCTGCTCGCCAAGTCGAACAAACTTGAGCTGCTCGCCTTGGGGCGTGCGAACCCTTGCGATGAGGCTCGTTTTGAGTGGCGACCACCGTACATCAATAAGGTCTGGTATGCGCAAGGAAAGAGGAACCTCTTCTCTTGTTTCTGTATCTATTCGATAAACGCGACCTGATGGAGTATCTACAAACAACACCGAAGTGCTTGTGGGGCCAGCGGTCATAAACGAGACGGTGCGCTCTGTGACGAGGGTGCCGGAGCTTTGTTGGGGCGACGGCGTCGGCCCTTCTTTACTGGGGACGTATGCGGCGCCCTGCTGGAGCGTCAAAGCGACACCAGGTGTCTCGTTTGGGGTGTTTATAATATACCAACCAAGTCCGCCAGATGCGGAGAGAGAAAGCGCTATGAGTGCCAAGAGAAGGTTTCGTTGATTCATGAAGCTGGTTTCTTTGGTGTTTCCGGCGTCATTCCGACCATTCCCGCTGCTTGCTGCGAGGCTTTCTTTACAACTGGGCTTTTCAGTACTGGAGCAATGATACTCGCCCCCTCCACCGCCCTCGCTGCCGTTTTCTTCACTATATCGCGAGAGGAGAAGAACATCCAGATAAGCACAATGCTTCGGATTGGAAGGGCTGAAGGAAGTGTCGGAATCTTTTCAATTCCCGCCGATATAAGAAACTTTCGCATCTGCGATTTCGATGCTGAAGTGACGCTAAAGAGTACATAAAGGAGGATGTCTGCACAGAGCCCCACGAGCCACCCCAATGTTCCGCCGGTAAAAAATTCTGCAGCATCAGCGGGGATTGCAAGAAACGTGAGTCCAAAAAGAAAGCTCACAACTCCCATTTTTTTCTCCTCCTCGCCCCCCTCCTCTTCTACGACGCTCTCTGCCCTCTTTTGCGCAACGGCCCGTGCAAGCGCCTGCGCTCTGCGGGCTTCTTCGGCGAGCTCTTGTCGTTCCCAGTCTTCCATGGCTATGAGGCGTTCAGCTGGGCCCACTCCTTTTTAGCCTTCTCAATTTCAAGCAGTTGGCGTGGATCGGAGGTGATGACCTGGTCTTCTGCGTATGACGCGACAACTCGAATGCCGATGTGGCTCTGTCCCAAGAAGAAGAGGCCAAATCCGACGCGGGCCTCAAGGAGGTAGTATTTTTCAGCATCGGTGAGATTAAATGTTTCTTTTACGACCTCGATTGCTGCCGTCGATTGTTTCATGAGGATTTGCATCGATGAGTTGGTCACAATTGCTTTTCCTTGAGGGCTCGCCATAAAGTCCGGAATATCTTGGGAGATGGTGGTGAGGCCGACATAGTATTTGCGGCCGCGTTTTGCGATATTGAACAAGAACTCAGCCCCGACGGGATATTTCATGAGCCACCACGCTTCGTCCACTACAAGAATGCGCTTTTTAAGCTCTCGGCGCACCTGTGTCCATACGTGGTTGAGCACGAGATACATTGCGATTGGGCGGAGCTCTTCTTCCATGTCTCTAATACCAAAGACGACAAGCTGACTCTTGAGAGAAACGTTCGTGGGACGATTTAAAAATCCGCCGAACGTCCCCTCGGTAAACTTCTTCAAACGTGTTGCCATGGCCTCTGCGCCGGTCATGCCCTCAAGAATCTGCTGAAGGTCGCCGAGCACGGGGGCTTGGGCTTGTGAGAAGTCTGTTTCGGGAGAAATGTCTCTGATTGCGTATGTCTGAATGAGCGCCTCGTCTAAGAGCGAATCTTCTTGGGGGGTAAGCTGTCCCAAAAGAAGCTTCATGAGGCCTGCAAGATTGAGAATGTGGGAGTGAAACACGTCAGCCGGCGACTCTCCTGGGAGGAGGGCTGGAAGATCAAACGGATTAATGTGTTGGTCTGAGTTAATGGAGATGCGGACATTTGTCCCACCAACCGTTTCCGCAAGGAATCGATATTCGTCTTCGGGGTCAATAACAACGACCTGCGATCCAAACATGAGAGATCTCAAAATTTCGAGCTTTACCGTATAGCTCTTTCCCCCACCTGATGTTCCAAAGACTACCGCATTCGCATTGGGGAGGCTAAAGCGGTCGAACAAAACGAGGGAGTTGTTGTGTGTGTTAATGCCGTAGAGAATGCCCGTGCTTGATGTGAGGTCGAACGACGTGAACGGAAAAACCGACGAGAGCGGCTCTGTGTTGAGGGGTGTGCGCGCTTCAATCTTGTCTTCGTGGAGCGGTAGTGTGGTGAGAAAGCCGTCGAGCATTCGAAACGTTGCTTGCCTGGTGGTGATGAGTTGGTATTCCAAAAGGCTTCGCGCCTTACTCTCTGCCTCATCGAGCTCCTTTACGCTATTTTCAAAGAGTGTGACGTATACGCCAAGTTCAAAAAACTTATCCGTTCCTTGTTGGAGGCGGTCGCGAAGGTCTTCGATGTCCACCATAGCTGTTTCAAGCACAGGATCGCGCACCTTTCCTTTTGCCGTGTCTTCAATAACCTGTGACTGGAGCCTCGTGAGTTGGTTGCGGAGCTCTTTAAGAACTGCTGCCGTGTCTTTGGGTACGACATAAATACCGATATCAAATGTGCGATCAAGGTTAATAAGCGGCGAAAGCCAGCTCGTATGAAGGTAGCGCGGGAAGGTTCCAAGGAATAATGTTCTTGCGAACCGATCCCCCACCTGAATGTAGTTGGGGGTTACTTGTATGCCGGATGGGGCAACGCTGTCGGCGATTTTTTGTTCTTGTGCGGTGGTCATACGTTTTTTTGTAGCTCGACGCGTTCTTTTGGATTGTACCACTCCGCAAGTAGTGAGCGGAGCTCGTCTTGAGTGAGTATTCGTCCGCGCACCCCGATACTCACAAGCCCACTGATCAAAAGCTCTGCGCGTTGCGCAAGTTGGTTTTTATACGTAGCAAACTGTTGGTCATCAAACTTTGGCGCCTCAGTTTTTGCACTACGAAAAACATTTTTTATATTCGACAGCACTCCCTGCGACCCGGAGAGCTCGAGGACATAGAGCGGAATGACGATGTAAAACTTTTTCGTCATGATGTTGGAGAGCGTAGAAAGCTCCTGCACGAATTTTGCATATTCACTTGCCTGTATGCGCAAGAGTTCGTTTTGCTGTTCCCCGAC of the Candidatus Paceibacterota bacterium genome contains:
- a CDS encoding YidC/Oxa1 family membrane protein insertase codes for the protein MFETLLHKPVVNILIGITGSVSGGSLGAAIIILTVVVRLFLAPLSIKTLRSQQKLQELSDKTKALRDKHANDPAAQNAAILQLYKDHNVNPLSGCLPLLIQFPLIIALYKGFLSVLSGTYASLLYAFTPQPEQLVTTFVGIVLTAPNHLLAIIAGVAQFAQLWVSARYQAPSATPNPLQSKQFLILFPALVVVIGWNLPAGLSLYWAISTLLSIGEQHYARVTAGR
- a CDS encoding ATP-binding protein; this translates as MTTAQEQKIADSVAPSGIQVTPNYIQVGDRFARTLFLGTFPRYLHTSWLSPLINLDRTFDIGIYVVPKDTAAVLKELRNQLTRLQSQVIEDTAKGKVRDPVLETAMVDIEDLRDRLQQGTDKFFELGVYVTLFENSVKELDEAESKARSLLEYQLITTRQATFRMLDGFLTTLPLHEDKIEARTPLNTEPLSSVFPFTSFDLTSSTGILYGINTHNNSLVLFDRFSLPNANAVVFGTSGGGKSYTVKLEILRSLMFGSQVVVIDPEDEYRFLAETVGGTNVRISINSDQHINPFDLPALLPGESPADVFHSHILNLAGLMKLLLGQLTPQEDSLLDEALIQTYAIRDISPETDFSQAQAPVLGDLQQILEGMTGAEAMATRLKKFTEGTFGGFLNRPTNVSLKSQLVVFGIRDMEEELRPIAMYLVLNHVWTQVRRELKKRILVVDEAWWLMKYPVGAEFLFNIAKRGRKYYVGLTTISQDIPDFMASPQGKAIVTNSSMQILMKQSTAAIEVVKETFNLTDAEKYYLLEARVGFGLFFLGQSHIGIRVVASYAEDQVITSDPRQLLEIEKAKKEWAQLNAS